The stretch of DNA AGGGTGATACACCCTCACTTTGGAGATTAATATATATCTATTCTTTTGGGCTTTTGCTGCCTTAGatgttgattttaatgttttacaagAAAATTAGAACGTGAACATAAACCTGTTGCCTCATGattcaactattttttttaacctcaatgGCTTTCCAGTGCATGCAGCTTTAGTTCACGGCTGTGTTGTGTCAGTCTGTGGCTGCACAATTAAACTTAAAGTAAAATTACAACCGCTAACTTTATTTAGATAttagccccccaaaaaagaagataatTTTACATGATGCTAATATTTTAGAACTGTGAACCATAAAGATCAAAGCAGTTTTTTCAGGATACGACAAGCACAAGCTCAGTTTCTTATATTTTGTCCACCAAGTTTTAGACACCTGTgaatttaacacaaaaaagtTGATCAGCAGCACAAACTATAGTCTTCAATCTGACCAGAAcgttgaatcaacacctctctcGAACATTATAACCTTAATGAGAGAAGGCTTTATTACAATAGGGGAAAATATTTACCTCTATGAAAAAGGTATAGATGCATGCAGCATGCATTGCCACTAGAGTGTGATAGTATCTAGAAGACAATCAGAGAGCGGTAAACGCCAGTAGTCTCGCAGAAAACTTCTATTTTTCAGATATTGCTAAAAGCAGATGAACCACTCTCTCTTAATTCATATTAGAGGTCGACCAATAGGGCTTTTTTCAGGTGAataccgattattactaatctaagagaccgataactgatatttgtctgcagtaaaaaaaaaaaagtgtcaaaggGCGTCAATGAAATGTCTTAAAGCATATCTTAAATTCACATGACCTTAACCCAAAAACGTGCATGGAGCTATctgcagcattattatgaagttgaacaaacaaacattgctTAAGTCCAAAGAGTAAGTACTggtaatcataaaaatgttgaatatctgCCCCCTATATGGACTCATTTGCGCAAAAACCTGAATCAGACTCTGGATTGTCTTGATGAaagtttaaataataatttcagtGCCATTCGTTTGTCCATGTTGTGCTTTGTCTCGATACAGTTTTCCATGAAATGTTCTGTACCGTTGAAAACCAGTGATCTGCTTTGAAACAATACAAGTCAGTACAAACTCGAGGATggtatttgtatttaaatatgtacAAGTTGTTGgatcatttagaaaaatacagaatgagatcagcaaaaagagaaatgtgacaTGTATCTAGCACCGACGGCGCTCAGTGCAGGATATGAGATTTGAGATAATGGCAGTTTCACAAGTGGACTGTgcttaaaaacaacacatcttcatttactcttcTGCATCACTAGTTACTAGACGAACCAGTGGAAACCTCTGAAAAGGCAGTGGTGATCTTCTGTCTCAGGCCTGCCATGGAGATTAAGATGGCCTCCTGTTGAGAGGAAACGCAGGCAATAATCAAATGAATACACCGTCATACCCTGATGATTAGAGCAGGACAGTTGAAGCCAAAGTACAGGTCAAAGagcatttattttgtatgttgtgtacatgtgtaaCCCTAACTGCTGGTTTGACAATATCTTCACCCTCACCTCTGTGCGAATGGTCCTGCTGCCCTGACCGGGGCATGTGTCCAggtaaatgtcaaacaaaacactgggGTCGGTCACATCCAGGTTTTGGTCGGCATCTACACTGGCCTCCAAACCCTGAAGCCCCCCGAACACGACCAGAAGATGCCTACAAAGTTGAGGAATCCAAATTTCAATtgctaaaatgaaaaatataaaacgtCAATAATGGTATAACATTACTAGGACTCAACAGGTGTACTAGCGATTGCGAGTTTGCACGTTCGCACAGCGCGACTGAGACAAATGCTCACACTGGTTTATGATTAACATTAATACAAAgtattaaacaaattaaaagaattgACCTGATGATCGTGATGGATAAAAATAGGGAGGAAATGAGTGTGTGAATCAAAGGTCATGGCGACGCTTCacaacctcatggtggcacAAAAGGAAAAGTTCTTCCCTCAGGGAGACTACGAACGCATCCAATAAATGGATGAGATATTTCAGCAGtcagaatgaaaaggggaaagaacAAGCACCTCCAGTATGAACATTATGATGAGAGCGGGACCAACAAATTATCACAGGAggtttgaaaagagagaagatcCGCACACCTAAAAACTCCCGGTaaaggattttatttgtttcaggcGTGCGgatcttctctttttctccaaaGTGGTGAACCACCCTGGAACCACTCTCCTGACACGGTGCCAAATAGGAATCTCGCACTTCCTGTCTAAATTGTCTCTGAACCTACTTGAAAGGCGTCAGTGTGGTTTGGTCCATGTTGCTGCCTTTCTCCGATGTGCCAACAGTCAGGTCGTATCCTTCTTTGTAGGGACTTTCCGTGAAAACTGCGCCTGCGTTAACAAACCAACGGCAGTGAGGACACACGAACGTCTCATGCTGGATTTTGCTCTTCACTCGTCAAAGTCAGTGAGAATTAATTTGAAGCTcggcctgtcacaataattacTAATATAAGTACTCATGTGGACTCTATCCTTTTTATTGACCTCGATAATAGCCATCggtttacagtacatgtgtgtttgttgccatGAGAATAATTGTCAACAACATTCTAGCCAGTCGCGCTGCCTGCTGTGattgttaaattaattttttatattacatTGTCAAACTGTGAGTCACAACCAACCAGAACAATCACAGACTTTgactctcaaacacactcactaacATCCATTCTGAAGCGATCTGATCGCTGCTACAGACAATTTAGTGTAAGAACTATTTCCAGTCTAAAATGTCATTGTatttggaatatatatatatatatatatttctttttttctccacaaccagcagcgacacaaattgTGTAGAAGAAGAGCAGTGACTCGCACACGCAACGACCAATGGGCGTTTTCTGCGACTtcacaagatttaaaaaatggtcaaattaaaataatgttgttcATTGCATTATCTCTGGGACAATTTATTGTCCAtcaaaaagtagttattgtgacaggcctattTAAAGCATATGTTTGAGTTATGGCAGTTTATTAAAGAGATGGGACACCTACTGAGACAAGAAGCCAGGCGGACAGTGTAACCCCAATAGAGGCCTCCTTCAGTCCTGGGCACATGAGGCGCTACCACCACACCTTTATAAATTCTGCTCTCTGAGGACCACAAGAAGACATGTGGACATAGGCACCCAGTACTGTACTCAGAGAAAAGTGACagacaatattaaataaaaatacagtctgatgggaaaaaaagttaccTTGCTTTTGCGTCTCATTGAGCTGTACTGTGACTCGAAGTCCAGACTGCAGCTGTTTATCAATCCGAACATCCTGCAGGAGCAAATGGACCAAGTTCTAATATGTCAAATTGTCGTTTAGAAAATGTTAAGGCAAAAAATGTATTCGTTTGGGTAATTTTTAGGCACAAATGGCAAAAAGTTCCCTGGTTCCATCCTCTGAATTGTGAATATTGTCTGCATGGTTTTCTTGGTCTTCTatagtaaattaaatatatttttgaatttgtgaatATATACTGTTGGTTGgataaacaagacatttgaatattttaatcagcattttttcaaaatgtattgtcCTTTTATAGATCAAATGGTATAAGGTATAAGCAAACAGCCCAAAGATgaactgataatgaaaatattcattagtTAAAGCCCTGCTGTCTATATTCACCTTCGCAGAGGGCAGTGACCtctatgaatatatatatgctgaCCTTTCTCATTCCACAGTTGACTAATGACCCTTGACCTTGTTTGGTCGGCCGGTCAAGGACGATTCCTTCCCGGTAATCTGACTCCTCGTCTATCCTCATATGGTGAGGACTGTCTAAGGGGTTCAGCAAACCTAGTAGGGGGGAAATACAAATGATCAAAATTAAACTTCGACGTAAATATCGTTTCTGTAAAACAGAGGTGGTggtgtttttggaaaaaaaaaagaggcacatCTCAGCCAAACCTAAATGCCCAGATGATacacatatttttaaattcagtgaGACACTTTGACATGATATCATCACGTCCAATGTTCAATGCTAATAAACCTCCATAAATTTtctataaagaaaaataatgctTCTTATAACTTAAGAATTTGCCTGACAATAATCAGGTTTTTAGGTGTTTTTCAGTATCAGAGTAATCCTATAATAGCCAATCTGGAGGGTCCAGTTAGTCCAGTAAGGGCCCCACAGTGTCAGACTTTTAAACCCCCCGCCgtaaaagaaatgtatattatatactttgatttatttttgatcacCTGCATACTGTAAGTCTTGATGTTTCGGGAAAAACCACTTGCGCAGGTATCTGTtggaataagaaaaacaatttaaccCCCATCTGATCATATTGGCGAACAATGGTGATCTGAATATAATACGTAACGACTCACTGTGGACATTCAAGATACTGCAGTATTCTGGCGAGCTGAATACAAGCGTGTCCTTTCTTCCCAACACCATTAAATTCCCCTTCAACACTCCTGTGGGGACAAAGGctaattgaaaaaaactttttttcgtTAACTTCCCTGATAGTTTTACTGGGGTGCGTTTACAAACACGTCGCACCTCTTTACGTGAACTTACTTAACATCTTCCCCTTGTTCATCAAACACAACGATCTCGTCAACGCAGAACACGACACAGGCCCGGGCGATCTGTCCCGCCAGGTATGTACGGAGCTCAGTGGACTGAGCGTTGTCCAGGACAGAACCAGGCAGGGCCACGCTCACCGTGTACGCCCGACCTGAGAGGTGCAGGTCACACATGTCAGCAGACTGTTCTCAGGCAAACACACGATCTCCAATTCACGAAATGGCGACACTTACCCTTTGTGTTCTGGCCCTTTTCaagttttgctttttcttcagcCTCTTGCTGTTTCTGCTTTTCCAACTGATTGATCAACTTGGCCTCTTTCCTTTGCTTCTTAGATTCCTTTACTGTTATTGAGGAAGAAACAATGAAACCAATAAGAGAATCAGATGCATCAACAGAGATTGCTGATATCTGAATTAATGGTCTAAGGAAGTGGTCCAGGACCATGTTGTCACCCCCTTACAGTTCGGCAATAATTAGAAGTGATGATTTCGTCTAAAGGATTTAGATATGAAACAATTAGCTGATTGATCGACTAGTTGATGGGCAGAAAATTAATCCTATATTATTTTGATGATCAATCTTTTTTCCTCAAGAAAAATAGGACCTAGTTCCAGGTTTTAAGTTGTGAGAATCTTTGTTGagtgtgacagtaaactgagtATATTTGGGGTTTGGGACAAATGGTTGGGGAAAACATTGCATTAGTAACACAGTCACATTGtctttataatatttttcaccatgtctgaaattttatagaccaaattATTTATCAAGAGAAATGGGAAAACAATGAATAGAAATATTAGAATTAGTTGCAGCTCTTAAAGGAGTTGTAGAGCCCTGCATAGTGCATACTGAAAGTATTCAGGAgatcaaaaaagcaaaaattaaaaaacaaaacaagattttgtgacaaattgatatttatgtattttaacatatttttctctccctaatGAGAATCTTCACATTCAGAGAATCACTGATTTAAAAGATAGAGGGTGCCCCTTGTACAGATTGGAagttcccccccaaaaaacttgatTTAATCAGTTGATCTCATTGAGGCCAAGATctctgttgcacacacacatgcacgtgtacacacacacacacacatcatcagaaACATCAGGTACCTCTAAAGAAGGTCTGATATATATAGTTCAAATCCATACAAAGGGAGGAGACGTTCAAGTTTTCCCATTTATATGATGCAAAGTTCAGTATTTACTCATGTGGGTAAATAATAGGGAGCTGGACCTGGTTTTGTGGTCTGATGAACAAATGGAACACACTGAGCAAGCTTTGGTCCGAATACATTCGTCAACCAAAATCATGGTGTGGCTTTTTCACACCGCAGTGACATGGTGCTGAATGCGATGACACGCAGGGCACTGTGGTAAAATATGACAGACGTTGTTTTAAGGTGGAATGAGCAGCATGCGAGTACAAAATACCTCCTTGGTTATTCACAGTCATGAGGTGAGAGCATTGAATGTTCCTGTGCTCAAAACGACAGGGCTTTATACAAGAAACCCAGAGTTTGGTCTACAGCTTGTGTAGCAGCTGGTCCCCAAATAAAACAGAGTCCAGCGATTAACTTCAATTAAACTGCTCTTCTGCAAGATGATTTGATTGGTACATACATACAAGAAATTCTACATTAATCCTGTGGCTAAGACATATGAAATACTGGGATGTGACATAACAgcgtttctttaaaataaacaatatctctctctctctctatatatatatatatatatatatatgtatatatatataacaaaaacaatttacacTTAAGAGCACTATAACTTCACTGTCAGACCACTTAAGCTAACATGTGTGCAGCTGGAGGCTAAACGTCGCTGTGTTGTTTCACTCACCCTCTgctttccttctcttccagTCCACCTTCTCCTCGGGCTGGAAACAAACACGAACATGTTAGAGgggatatagaaaaaaataaaaaataaaagacaatgtCATTTTGACAGTAAACACCAGTCTTACCTGAGAAGACACCGTTTGTGGTCTCTTCGCTGCGGCGCAGGTAGACATTTTCACACGCACCAACACGTGACGTTTATTTACTTCCggggtcttcttcttcttcttcttcttcttcttcttcttcttcttttcttgtttcatgGCGGCTGGCAAACAACGAAATGgtgcattactgccaccaaCTTGTAGGGCGTGTGGATgagaattacaaaaaataaaaataaaggttttattaattaaacagctgtttttagttttttttaatgcaaacagttcttctttctttactttaATTTAGGCCCAGGtatcaaatttcaaatttcaaggTTTAAAACGTTCAAATATGTggttattgtatatattacacaGGAGGGTTGTGATGTATTTATctcaattttaaataaataaatatatatatatatttaaaatatatatatatatatatttggtaggATTTTGAGTGGCACATACTCAAAATGAACTCAGATTGGCCACCGAActtatatgtaaataaaaaaaactgccggCTGATgcagttaaagggatagttcagtgattttgtagtggggttgtatgagttaatCTTTTAATAAAGTTTAAGAAAACAGGCTTATAGTCGGACAGGTGGACAAGATGCCAGGTGTCCGAGTTAACAGGTGACAGGGAAAACCATGCATGAGGAACACAACCAGGAAGAAAATGAACTGACAAAGACTGAGGGCAAAGGGCTTCAATGAATAGCGCAGGACTGCTGTGGTTAAGAGGAGGCAAGTGACCAATCAATAACACCATTAAAAAGATTATTGAAACGACAGTGCATATGTAACACAACAGGGATGGCTATGTTCCGCTCTTTCCAGTTGAATATTCATTTTGCCATGTGTGGCAGAGAGCAGTCATAGTAGATGGCGCCGTGCTAGGTGGCAGCCTGTTGCAGCAGGTCCCGTTGTTTAgaacttttttacatttttttgtgtatatattgtatatattttgtgtgctgtgtgaaacgtgctgcttttacaccggaatttcccagcttgggataaataaagtaactatctatctatctatcaggACTCAAAGACCTTTTACAAGCACTCTTACTAAATCTGGTTGATTGTAATTAAACCTCTTTGCAATGTTAAGCAATTAATATGTTAATCTCAAAAAACTATCTAGAAATTAGACGCCTCTCGAcaacatgtttaaaatgttttttgtgtcactCGGGTTATAAAGACCCCCAAGGACGGTAACACAGACATTGCCTTACAAACAAgccaataaacaaaacaaaaaataacagtgGATTTATCAATTTTTTCTGCTTAGTTTGATTCAGGACAAATGACGCTGCAGTTAAAATGTGGAAGtacatcatttaatttaaaaggggaaaaaaaacacctaaataTTTTCTTCCAAATTGACAGAAAATAGTTATAATACTTAAAAACATATAATCAATACGTTGCTCCATAAAATCTCTGCACAGGACCATTAAAAAGGATTTCTTTTATTGGTCAAAGCCTGAGTGTTTTCACAGTCGCAGTTTAAGGGCACGTGGAAAGTGgatgctgtgtttgtgcaccTTACAGTTCTCTAAAACACACAATCTGGCTCATTTTGACTAAGAAGGAGGACAAAGTCAGTTTTGAGTCGCTTGGAGGGGTAAAAGCTTCACGTGACGGACAATTCTACTGTTCCTGACTCCATTTTCTCAAGATTTCCTCTGCTGCATCCAAGGTGGAGTCCTCCTGTTGGACAAAGACAGCGATGGGGGTTTAAGAGGGAAACGGAGTGAGGCAGGTTTGGATCCATTTCATGTCAACGGATCAGGTGAAATTTACCTTAACAAAACAGAATCTGATGTAGTTGTCAAACTCTTTCCTGTGCTCTGGACTGTAGAAGGCAGAGACGGGGATTGTTGCTAAACCCTgcagaagaaaaagtcaaatcatatcaaaaaatctgaataagaAACTTCACAAAAACACTAATCCAATCATGTTTTCTTTAGCAAACATGACATCACTTGTGTTGATGCTTTTAAaagaatacatttaatttatccAAGATTTTACTAAATATTTCATCTTTACCTTCTCTTTAATTAGCCATTTAACAAATCTGAAATCATCAGCTTCATCAGTGCTCTGGTCATTGAGGTTCAcctctgaaaaaagaaaagcaagaaatGATGAGGTGAAAATTAATTATGAAAGCAAATTCAAGATAGATTACTTAAGCAATCCCTGGTCAAATCAATTAGTCATAGCAGTCATACAATAAGAGACAATGTCAAAAagtacacaaatgaaaaaaataacatgaatgaCAAAAGTATTATAtacaaagaatgaaaataacacaattaaCAGCCCTGAAGCAGTTACAAATAGTGCAATCTAGAAACAAAgagtctgacaaaaaaatataaaaatacagagCAAGTAGTGTAATTGTCCCATGTACAGCG from Scophthalmus maximus strain ysfricsl-2021 chromosome 20, ASM2237912v1, whole genome shotgun sequence encodes:
- the spout1 gene encoding putative methyltransferase C9orf114 homolog, with protein sequence MSTCAAAKRPQTVSSQPEEKVDWKRRKAEVKESKKQRKEAKLINQLEKQKQQEAEEKAKLEKGQNTKGRAYTVSVALPGSVLDNAQSTELRTYLAGQIARACVVFCVDEIVVFDEQGEDVKSVEGEFNGVGKKGHACIQLARILQYLECPQYLRKWFFPKHQDLQYAGLLNPLDSPHHMRIDEESDYREGIVLDRPTKQGQGSLVNCGMRKDVRIDKQLQSGLRVTVQLNETQKQESRIYKGVVVAPHVPRTEGGLYWGYTVRLASCLSAVFTESPYKEGYDLTVGTSEKGSNMDQTTLTPFKHLLVVFGGLQGLEASVDADQNLDVTDPSVLFDIYLDTCPGQGSRTIRTEEAILISMAGLRQKITTAFSEVSTGSSSN